The Deltaproteobacteria bacterium genome window below encodes:
- a CDS encoding HipA domain-containing protein: MNCGICANKGGEEQGYHRKCLRALFDKSALPSIGLKLSDVPLEAQKMAGKMSISGVQPKLIMSLEKGNLVPVSSGGLYILKPQTEAFRRLPENENTCMNITRGLRIDVPPHGLFKLKDGTMAYVVRRFDRSSTAERKRCEDFSQILGLDKYTGSVEQVGRKLREVSEFPGIDAQLLFERVLLSFLVGNGDAHLKNYSILEDDSGKLRLSPAYDIVCSKLVIPDEEDSALTINGKHNRITRADFEKLSEYLQIPKKAAADIFTRMSAVKGMAEDESDRSQLSDEDRETFLTIVEERFSRIYPT, encoded by the coding sequence ATGAATTGCGGGATTTGCGCCAACAAAGGCGGGGAGGAACAGGGGTACCACCGGAAGTGCTTGAGAGCGCTTTTCGACAAGTCCGCTCTTCCTTCAATCGGTCTCAAACTGTCCGACGTTCCTCTGGAGGCCCAGAAGATGGCAGGAAAGATGTCCATCTCGGGCGTTCAGCCGAAACTCATCATGTCCCTGGAAAAGGGAAACCTGGTACCTGTCTCTTCCGGCGGACTGTATATCCTCAAACCACAGACGGAAGCTTTCCGCCGCCTTCCGGAAAACGAAAACACCTGCATGAACATCACCCGGGGACTCAGGATAGACGTCCCGCCACACGGCCTGTTCAAACTGAAAGACGGCACCATGGCCTATGTCGTCCGACGCTTTGACCGCTCTTCTACCGCCGAAAGAAAACGGTGCGAGGACTTTTCACAGATACTGGGGCTCGACAAATACACCGGATCCGTCGAACAGGTCGGGCGCAAACTAAGGGAGGTGTCGGAATTCCCGGGGATCGACGCGCAGTTGTTGTTTGAGAGAGTCCTTTTGAGTTTCCTCGTGGGAAACGGAGACGCGCATCTGAAGAATTATTCCATCCTCGAGGATGACAGCGGGAAACTCAGGCTGTCGCCGGCCTACGATATCGTCTGTTCGAAACTGGTTATCCCGGATGAGGAGGATTCAGCGCTCACTATCAACGGAAAGCATAACAGGATAACCAGGGCCGACTTTGAAAAGCTGTCTGAATATCTCCAGATCCCGAAAAAGGCAGCCGCGGATATCTTTACGAGAATGTCCGCGGTGAAAGGCATGGCTGAAGATGAGAGCGACCGCTCACAGCTCAGTGATGAAGACAGGGAAACATTTTTAACAATAGTCGAAGAACGATTTTCCCGAATTTATCCCACCTGA
- a CDS encoding phosphatidylinositol kinase encodes MEDRGRRAVVMFKNRRAGIIEKIPAGYRFTYDSDFLPDGDPIAVSFPLQAEPFESEDLFPFFKGLLPEGWYREIVSRTLKIDKEDLFGFLMNACEDTIGAVWIRKES; translated from the coding sequence ATGGAAGATCGCGGCCGAAGAGCTGTCGTGATGTTTAAAAACCGCCGGGCCGGCATCATCGAGAAGATCCCTGCAGGCTATCGCTTTACGTACGATTCCGACTTTCTGCCCGATGGGGATCCCATCGCCGTTTCATTCCCTCTCCAGGCCGAGCCGTTTGAAAGCGAGGACCTGTTTCCCTTTTTCAAAGGTCTCCTGCCCGAGGGCTGGTACAGGGAGATCGTTTCCAGGACGCTCAAGATAGACAAGGAGGACCTGTTTGGATTTCTGATGAATGCCTGTGAGGACACAATAGGCGCCGTGTGGATAAGGAAAGAATCATGA
- a CDS encoding helix-turn-helix transcriptional regulator — protein sequence MTIGQKVKELRRRAGLTQEELATRSGVGLRFVRELEQGKKTVRVDKVDQVLALFGYHLEPVKGQI from the coding sequence ATGACCATTGGACAAAAAGTAAAAGAGTTGAGAAGGCGCGCAGGGCTTACCCAGGAGGAGTTGGCCACAAGAAGTGGTGTCGGCCTGAGATTCGTTCGGGAACTCGAGCAGGGGAAGAAAACCGTACGCGTGGACAAAGTCGACCAGGTGCTGGCGCTGTTCGGGTATCACCTGGAACCTGTCAAGGGTCAGATCTAA
- a CDS encoding Hsp20/alpha crystallin family protein yields MAIAREPFKELMALHDRMNRVFQGDTGRGDLEEEFESSTWAPPVDIYETQDDILVNVEVPGVDKDRISVEVKDDVLVIQGERPFEKDVAREHYHRIERSYGRFRRSFILSVPVQVDGIKASYQSGILEITLPKVEAAKPKKIEIS; encoded by the coding sequence ATGGCTATTGCAAGGGAACCGTTTAAAGAGTTGATGGCGCTGCACGATCGTATGAACCGTGTCTTTCAGGGAGATACCGGCCGTGGGGACCTGGAAGAAGAATTCGAGTCTTCGACCTGGGCGCCTCCTGTGGATATTTACGAGACCCAGGACGACATCCTGGTAAATGTGGAGGTGCCGGGAGTCGATAAGGATCGTATTTCCGTGGAGGTCAAGGACGATGTCCTGGTGATTCAGGGGGAGAGGCCCTTCGAAAAGGACGTGGCCAGGGAACACTACCACAGGATCGAGAGGTCCTACGGAAGGTTTCGAAGGTCCTTCATCCTGAGCGTTCCGGTTCAGGTAGATGGAATCAAGGCGTCATACCAGAGTGGAATCCTTGAGATCACACTTCCCAAAGTAGAAGCGGCCAAACCGAAAAAGATCGAGATCTCCTGA
- the dnaJ gene encoding molecular chaperone DnaJ → MKDFYDVLGVSRSASDAEIKKTYRRLARKYHPDVNPGDKKAEARFKELSEAYAVLSDKEKRAEYDRLGHAAPGAGQGGFDFSNFGFGTAGEPGSGSGGGAGGFHVYEDLFGDLLGRSRRQGPVRGDDLGYSLRISFEDSFKGTEVPVSFSHSAVCDRCRGKGSEPGSSTASCPRCGGTGQEKIAQGPIQFAHACSQCHGTGRIIARPCTNCGGSGSLRKQEKIRVKIPAGVDTGSKVRVAGKGNAGSGGAPPGDLYITVEVAPHRFFRREGADVYLDLPLSIREAAMGDRISIPLPDGTTTLLTVPAGTQGGQKLRLKGKGFPRLKGRGKGNLYAIIKIKVPKAPKGKAADLIKDLDKVLNVDPRKGLW, encoded by the coding sequence ATGAAGGATTTCTACGATGTCCTTGGTGTTTCCAGATCCGCCTCCGATGCCGAGATCAAGAAAACCTACCGGCGTCTGGCACGCAAATATCATCCCGACGTCAATCCAGGCGACAAGAAGGCCGAGGCGAGGTTCAAGGAACTCAGCGAGGCCTACGCCGTTCTCAGCGACAAGGAAAAACGGGCGGAGTATGATCGGTTAGGCCACGCTGCCCCGGGCGCCGGACAGGGAGGTTTCGATTTCTCAAATTTCGGCTTTGGAACGGCCGGAGAGCCGGGGTCCGGGTCCGGTGGAGGAGCCGGTGGGTTCCACGTTTACGAGGACCTTTTCGGCGATCTCCTCGGCCGGTCACGAAGACAGGGTCCCGTCAGGGGCGATGATCTAGGTTATTCTCTGAGGATTTCTTTCGAGGACTCTTTCAAGGGTACGGAAGTTCCCGTTTCTTTTTCCCACTCAGCGGTCTGTGACAGATGTCGTGGGAAGGGAAGTGAACCGGGTTCTTCCACCGCATCCTGCCCCCGCTGCGGCGGGACTGGACAGGAGAAGATCGCTCAAGGTCCCATCCAGTTCGCTCACGCCTGTTCCCAGTGCCACGGGACCGGCAGAATCATTGCCAGACCCTGTACGAACTGCGGGGGGAGCGGCAGCCTGAGAAAACAGGAGAAGATCCGGGTAAAGATTCCGGCGGGCGTGGACACGGGCTCAAAAGTTCGTGTTGCGGGCAAGGGAAATGCCGGCAGTGGTGGCGCCCCCCCCGGTGATCTATATATCACCGTTGAGGTGGCTCCCCACAGATTCTTCCGAAGGGAAGGGGCGGACGTGTACCTGGACCTTCCCCTGAGTATACGCGAGGCGGCCATGGGCGACCGTATATCCATTCCCCTTCCGGATGGGACGACAACCCTGCTTACCGTTCCTGCCGGAACCCAGGGCGGGCAGAAACTCCGCCTCAAGGGTAAAGGCTTCCCCCGTCTCAAGGGCAGGGGAAAGGGTAATCTCTATGCCATCATAAAAATTAAGGTGCCCAAGGCACCCAAAGGCAAGGCTGCGGACCTTATTAAAGATCTCGATAAAGTTCTTAATGTGGACCCTCGAAAAGGATTGTGGTAG